In the Enterobacter cloacae subsp. cloacae ATCC 13047 genome, CAACGCTTCCCGGCCGTCAGTGGCCGAAAATTGACGCCTTTATTGGCTGGCTAAGAGAACTGGCAGGCTGAAGAATTATTACGCTTTGACGCTACACCAAATACAAAAAAGCGTGCTAAATACAGGTAATGCTTTTGATTTATCCAGGGTAAGCCGTGTTAAAGCCTCTTATTGCGACCGCGTTACTTCTCTCTTCCGGCTGGGCGATAGCCGCCGAGCCGCCGCTGACGGCTGCGCTTTATGCACAAAAGCTGGGTGTGGGTATGGACGTGGACTGGGCGCGCACCGAGCGCGGGATACGGGAATTCGACCCGCTGGTGGTACGCGACTTTCGCGCGAAAGGCATCAGCCATGTGCGTATTCGCGTGGCCGATGAGCCGACCGAAGCACGGCTGATCCACCTGCGTAAGCTGGTGGAAGCCTGCGAGCAGTACGGCGTGATCCCGATTATCGCGTATCAGGCGGACAGCTATAAAAACGATCCGAAAGCCGATAACGAAAAAGAGGTTACCGACTGGTGGATTGCCGTGGCGCACTATTTCGGCAAACGTTCGCCGCTGCTGGGCTTTGACCTGATTTATGAGCCTGCGGACAAGCTCAACCACAACGCAGCCTCGCTCAACCGGGTGTATGAGAAAACCATTAAGGTCATCCACAGCATTGATGCGGACCGGATGATCTTCATCGCTCCCCGCCTGCGTGCGGCCCCCGAAGATCTCCCCAGCCTCAAGCTGCCTGCGCACAGCCAAAACTTTCTGCTGGCGGAGTGGCATATCTTTCCGTGGGGGCCGCTGAAAAATAACGGTAAATACCCGTGGACCTCCGGTATGGCGGCGGAGAAAGCGGCGATTCACAATCGCATCGCGACGGCGCTGCGCTGGCAACAAAAAACCGGACACGTCAGCTGGGTCGGGGGCTGGGGCGTGGGGGAGTCAAACCGCTTTACACCCACCGCGTCGCAAATGGCCTTTGCCACGTTTATGGCCTGCGAGCTGCAAAAGGCGAAAATACCCTACGCGATTAACGCCGATTTCCAGTTTTATGACGGAGAGGAGGGGGCCTGGCGGCCAGCGCCAGAGCCGCTGCTGGAGGCGATGATTGCCCCGGCGTGTGAAAAGCCCGGCGAGAAGCCGGGCCATCATGCGGTTAAACAGGCTGCTCGTGGTGGGGAACACGCGACGCCAGCGGCAGCCAGCACAGCAAAATCAGTAGCCCCATCAGCGTCATCAGTAAACCCAAACTAGCCTGCCCGGTTTGCGGCATCATGGCGGAGAGCCAGGCCAGCGCGCCGGAACCGATGTTTTGCAAACCGCCCACCAGTGCACCCGCCGTACCCGCGAGGAACGGGAACGGCTCCATGGCGCCGCTGGTGGCAAGCGGGAACAGCATCCCCGCGCCGAAGAAGAACAGCGCCGCCGGGATCAGCAGCGTCCAGACGGTCATTACGCCAAACAGACCCGGGATCCACATCATCAGGCCAGCCAGCAGGCAGCTGATAACAGACTGCCACATCAGCGTTGAGAAGCGTTTGTTCTGACGTCCGGCGAACCAGGCCCCAAAGAACGCCGCCGGGATCGGCAGGATAAACAGAATACTTACCACCATGCTGCTCAGGCCAAGCCCCGCTCCCAGCAGTACGCCGGAGCAGGCTTCGAACACCGCAATGCCCGCAAGACCGCCGATCAGCATCAGCAGATAACAGGTTAAAGCCCCGTTGCCGAACAGCGTTTTGTAACTGGCGAGAAGCTTCGTGCGCGGTGCGTCCTGGGGACGGGTTTCCGGCATCCAGCGCGCCATACTGAAGGTGACAATCACGCACAGCACCAGCAGGAAGGCATAGCAGGCGCGCCAGGACCACATTGTGTCCAGCAGGCCGCCAATCAGTGGTGCCAGCAGCGGGCTGACCAGAATACCCATATTCAACAGGCTGTTGGCATGGCGGAGTTGCGTGCCCTGATACATATCGCACGGTAAGGTACGCGCCATCACCCCACCGACGCCCGTGCCTACCCCCTGCAGCGCGCTGGCGGCAATTAGTACGGTCAGGCTATGGGTGGTAATAGCAATCACCGTCGCGACCATGAAAATGCACATGCCGGTCAGAATGACCGGACGGCGGCCAATGCGGTCGGATAATGGCCCGTAGAACAGCTGCGAAACGCCATAGGTCAGCAGGTAGGCGGCCATCACGCTTTGTACCGCGCCCTCGCGGACGTTGAGTTCCTTTGCCATGTCGGCAATCGCCGGAATGTAGATGGTTTGCGCCATCTGACCGACGGCCACCAGTAACACCAGCATCAACAATAAGTTAACGTTCCTTTGTTTTTTCATGTCGCTGAATACTTTTGCCAAAAGAGAAAAATGAAGAATAAGTGACTACGC is a window encoding:
- a CDS encoding glycoside hydrolase family 5 protein, producing MLKPLIATALLLSSGWAIAAEPPLTAALYAQKLGVGMDVDWARTERGIREFDPLVVRDFRAKGISHVRIRVADEPTEARLIHLRKLVEACEQYGVIPIIAYQADSYKNDPKADNEKEVTDWWIAVAHYFGKRSPLLGFDLIYEPADKLNHNAASLNRVYEKTIKVIHSIDADRMIFIAPRLRAAPEDLPSLKLPAHSQNFLLAEWHIFPWGPLKNNGKYPWTSGMAAEKAAIHNRIATALRWQQKTGHVSWVGGWGVGESNRFTPTASQMAFATFMACELQKAKIPYAINADFQFYDGEEGAWRPAPEPLLEAMIAPACEKPGEKPGHHAVKQAARGGEHATPAAASTAKSVAPSASSVNPN
- the emrD gene encoding multidrug efflux MFS transporter EmrD; translated protein: MKKQRNVNLLLMLVLLVAVGQMAQTIYIPAIADMAKELNVREGAVQSVMAAYLLTYGVSQLFYGPLSDRIGRRPVILTGMCIFMVATVIAITTHSLTVLIAASALQGVGTGVGGVMARTLPCDMYQGTQLRHANSLLNMGILVSPLLAPLIGGLLDTMWSWRACYAFLLVLCVIVTFSMARWMPETRPQDAPRTKLLASYKTLFGNGALTCYLLMLIGGLAGIAVFEACSGVLLGAGLGLSSMVVSILFILPIPAAFFGAWFAGRQNKRFSTLMWQSVISCLLAGLMMWIPGLFGVMTVWTLLIPAALFFFGAGMLFPLATSGAMEPFPFLAGTAGALVGGLQNIGSGALAWLSAMMPQTGQASLGLLMTLMGLLILLCWLPLASRVPHHEQPV